The following coding sequences lie in one bacterium genomic window:
- a CDS encoding glycosyltransferase translates to MKERADSKYPFVSIIVIAKGVSEYLAECIESCFALDYPEFEIIFLPDKEANLNYKDVSVVPTGETGPAVKRNMGVKEAKGEIVAFIDDDVYPAKGWLKNAVRNFSDPEVAAVGGPAVTPYNDDAMQKASGLVYSSKLVSGEYSYRYIKGTRKEVEDFPSCNLIVRKSVFEKLGGFNTNFWPGEDTVLCLEITKKLGKKIIYEPEALVYHHRRRLFKEHLKQVTSYAKHRGYFVKRFPQTSKKFSYFVPSLLIAGIVTGAFFTGLCVFFRSVYFIILGIYLISVAFETVKSKNLLVFPGIISTHFAYGIFFIKGLLSRRLEEE, encoded by the coding sequence ATGAAAGAAAGAGCTGATTCAAAATACCCTTTTGTCTCAATAATAGTAATTGCAAAAGGGGTCTCCGAATATCTGGCAGAATGTATAGAGAGCTGCTTTGCGCTTGACTATCCGGAATTTGAGATTATATTCCTGCCGGATAAAGAAGCTAACCTGAATTACAAAGATGTTTCCGTTGTTCCTACGGGCGAGACAGGACCTGCAGTGAAGAGAAATATGGGAGTTAAAGAGGCTAAAGGAGAGATTGTTGCATTCATAGATGATGATGTTTACCCTGCAAAGGGTTGGTTGAAAAATGCAGTTCGAAATTTCTCTGACCCGGAAGTAGCGGCTGTTGGCGGACCTGCTGTAACCCCTTATAATGATGATGCTATGCAAAAAGCCAGCGGATTGGTATATTCATCTAAGCTTGTTAGTGGAGAATATAGTTATAGATATATTAAAGGAACAAGAAAAGAAGTAGAAGACTTTCCGTCATGCAATCTGATTGTAAGAAAAAGTGTTTTCGAAAAATTAGGAGGATTCAATACCAATTTCTGGCCTGGAGAGGATACTGTTTTATGTCTGGAGATAACAAAAAAATTAGGAAAAAAAATAATCTATGAACCTGAAGCCCTAGTATATCATCATAGAAGACGTTTGTTTAAAGAACATCTCAAACAGGTTACCAGTTATGCTAAGCATAGAGGTTATTTTGTTAAGAGATTTCCTCAGACATCTAAAAAGTTTTCCTATTTTGTTCCTTCGTTGCTTATTGCTGGAATAGTAACGGGAGCATTCTTTACAGGGCTTTGTGTTTTCTTTAGATCTGTGTATTTTATTATACTTGGTATATATCTGATTTCAGTAGCATTTGAGACAGTAAAATCCAAAAATCTTTTAGTATTCCCAGGCATTATCTCCACGCATTTTGCCTACGGAATCTTCTTTATCAAAGGATTACTTTCTAGAAGGCTGGAAGAAGAATGA